The DNA region GCGGAGGGGAGTGTGGGAACGCTCGTCGACGTCGACGTCGAACCGTGGGACATGCAAGATTACATGCTGAAGCGCGCGTTCGACGTGGCCTTCGCGGCGACGGGACTGCTCGCCCTCTCGCCGCTGTTGCTCCTGGTCGCGATTGCGATCAAACTCGACAGCGACGGCCCGGTGCTGTACGAACAGGAACGGACGGCCGTCTTCGGCGAGACGTTCGGCGTCTACAAGTTCCGGAGCATGGTCGAGAACGCCGAAGCCGAAACCGGTGCGGTGGTGAGCCAGGAGGACGCCGGCGGCGTCGACCCCCGAGTGACGCGCGTCGGGAAAATTCTCCGGCGGACGCACATCGACGAGATTCCCCAACTATGGGCGATTCTCGTCGGCAAGATGAGCGTCGTCGGCCCCCGCCCCGAACGTCCGGAGTTGGACTCCGACATTCAGTCGGGTGTGCTCGACTGGCAGAAGCGGTGGTTCATCAAACCGGGGTTGACCGGATTGGCGCAGATCAATCACGCGACGGGCCACGAACCCGACGAGAAGATCCGCTACGATATCGAGTACGTTCGGCGGCAGTCGCTGGGGTACGACGCGAAAATCGTCGTGCGGCAGTTGTGGATGGTTCTCGAAGATATCCTGGAGTTCGTTCGGTGAGGGCGAACCGAACGAACCTTACTCCTCGTTCTACAAGCGCTGCGTAATGCGTATTCTCCGCGTCGCACAGACGGTGTATCCGGAGGTCAAAGGCGGCGGTGCGTACCACGTTCACGCGATGAGTCGCGACCAAGCGGCGATGGGTCACGACGTGACGGTGCTGACGCTCTCCCGCGGCGTCGACGAACCACACCGAGAGCGACGAGACGGATACGATATCGTGCGGTACCCGGTGACGACGAGTGCACTCGGGAACGACATCTCACTCGGTGTCGCGTCGTTTCTTCGGGACGCACACTCGTTCGACGTAATTCACGCGCACTCACATCTGTACTTCTCGACGAATCTCGCCGCTTTGAAGCGTCGGTTGGGAGATATTCCGCTGGCGATTACGAATCACGGACTGTACTCGCAGAACGCACCGAAGTGGTTGTTCGATCTGTACCTTCGGAGCGTCGGGCGGTGGACGTTCAATCAGGCCGATGTGGTGTTCTGCTATACGGAGACCGATAAGCAGCGAGTTGGTGATCTCGGAGTAAGTTCCCATATCGAAGTAGTTCCTAACGGAATCGACACTAATCGGTTTACTCCTGACGGACCAAAGAGCAACCTGATCGATGCGGATGGTCCAGTCGTGCTGTTCGTGGGCCGGCTAGTCGAAGGGAAGCGACCAAGCGATGTGATTCAAGCGGTGGCAACAGTTCAAGAGGAGTACCCTGACGTCGAATTATACCTGTGTGGTGAGGGGTCACTAAGTGATGAACTTGAGGAACTCATAGAGAATTTGGATGTCGATGAGGCCGTTCGATTCCTCGGACACGTACCGTACGACGAAATGCCGAAGGTGTACCGCAGCGCAGACGTATTGGTGCTGCCGAGTCGTGCAGAGGGGTTACCGCGTACCGTGCTGGAGGCCCAGTCGTCCGGTATCAGCGTCGTTACGTCTGACTTGGAGCAAATATCAGACGCACTCGGTCCGAACGGACAGACATTCGAGGGAGGAAACGTGATGGATCTATCCAATGTGTTGGCTCGGGTAGTAGGACAGAATCAAAGCGATCAAACGGCCGAAGTCCAGTCATGGGAATCGACGGTAGAACTCACTACTGACCATTTGAGAGCGGTAATTCGACGTATGTAGTCAGGAACTGAGAAAACGATTAACTTCAGAAACGATTTCGTCGACGTTTGTCGTAATGTCTGTGGGTCTCTCGTTGACTACAGTAAGTTCCTCGAACTGTGAATACTGAGACGAGAGATCATCTACGAGGTCTTTAAGTTCGTCGAACACGTCGAACGCGTCTTCAAGTGAGTATCCGTCGTCCACGGTCGGTTTCACTCGACTCCAGTTCGAGTCTCTACTTGCGAGACGATCAGTAATGGTCTCCCTATCGGTAACTACCTGAACGACAAATGTCGGAACAGTTCGATACCTCTCTCTGAGCAAAGATTCTATGCGAAATTTGACTTTCGGATGTTCGCTTAGTGCGGTTGACCAGTACCCTTGGAGGGGGCCCTGATCTATAACAGAGATACCTCGTTTACGGTTATGTCGTTGAATAACCCCATTGACGAAGAACCAGTTGAAGCTCACACTTCTCGTATCGCTTGACTCCACGAGACTGCGCCACGGTAGAGCTCCTATCGACTTAGCAGCAAATCTCGGATTAGTTACACATAAGAGTCCTGAATAGGCTGCTTTCATCGAAACACGCACCATAGGAGATAGAGCATCAACTC from Haloprofundus halobius includes:
- a CDS encoding glycosyltransferase family 4 protein, translating into MRILRVAQTVYPEVKGGGAYHVHAMSRDQAAMGHDVTVLTLSRGVDEPHRERRDGYDIVRYPVTTSALGNDISLGVASFLRDAHSFDVIHAHSHLYFSTNLAALKRRLGDIPLAITNHGLYSQNAPKWLFDLYLRSVGRWTFNQADVVFCYTETDKQRVGDLGVSSHIEVVPNGIDTNRFTPDGPKSNLIDADGPVVLFVGRLVEGKRPSDVIQAVATVQEEYPDVELYLCGEGSLSDELEELIENLDVDEAVRFLGHVPYDEMPKVYRSADVLVLPSRAEGLPRTVLEAQSSGISVVTSDLEQISDALGPNGQTFEGGNVMDLSNVLARVVGQNQSDQTAEVQSWESTVELTTDHLRAVIRRM
- a CDS encoding AAA family ATPase, with the translated sequence MSDGWHPLFVEFVGVPGVGKTTLATALADRLRDAGFEVYQPNNRVDALSPMVRVSMKAAYSGLLCVTNPRFAAKSIGALPWRSLVESSDTRSVSFNWFFVNGVIQRHNRKRGISVIDQGPLQGYWSTALSEHPKVKFRIESLLRERYRTVPTFVVQVVTDRETITDRLASRDSNWSRVKPTVDDGYSLEDAFDVFDELKDLVDDLSSQYSQFEELTVVNERPTDITTNVDEIVSEVNRFLSS